A region of Nocardioides alkalitolerans DNA encodes the following proteins:
- a CDS encoding LLM class flavin-dependent oxidoreductase: MSTPEFDPTIPETAAREVEFISLSHLNPSTELEPVPSRGIDLPYFRRYVQALEDGGYDYTLLPYGSGTADSFVVASAVGQLTERIKPIVALRPNTTFPLVAAQKLATLDQLTEGRAVVHLISGGSDAEQARQGDYLPKERRYARTSEYIDLLRRAWTEPAPFDHHGEFYDFDGFGPGFAPYDSPIPISIGGQSDEAFAVGGEKADVFSFWGEPLDDLRGEIERVHAIARAAGRTTLPRIWVTFRPIVAATDALAWEKAHDYVTRIAATFERGVFGKQLHQKGDPQNVGSQRALTFANASELYDRALWTKTAAATNAAGASTALVGSPETVAAAILDYVDRGADLVSIRGYDTLNDAVDYGKHVIPLVRQELAHRKATGRRGTLQAEHLGGYTDEYRRLATAGRA, from the coding sequence GTGAGCACCCCCGAGTTCGACCCCACCATCCCCGAGACCGCCGCCCGCGAGGTCGAGTTCATCAGCCTCTCGCACCTCAACCCGTCGACCGAGCTCGAGCCCGTCCCGTCCCGGGGCATCGACCTGCCCTACTTCCGCCGCTACGTGCAGGCGCTGGAGGACGGCGGCTACGACTACACGCTGCTGCCCTACGGCTCGGGCACCGCCGACTCGTTCGTCGTCGCCTCGGCCGTCGGTCAGCTGACGGAGCGGATCAAGCCGATCGTCGCGCTGCGTCCCAACACGACGTTCCCGCTCGTCGCCGCCCAGAAGCTGGCGACGCTCGACCAGCTCACCGAGGGCCGCGCCGTCGTGCACCTCATCTCCGGTGGCAGCGACGCGGAGCAGGCCCGGCAGGGCGACTACCTGCCGAAGGAGCGCCGCTACGCCCGCACGAGCGAGTACATCGACCTGCTGCGCCGCGCGTGGACCGAGCCGGCGCCGTTCGACCACCACGGCGAGTTCTACGACTTCGACGGCTTCGGGCCCGGCTTCGCGCCGTACGACTCCCCGATCCCCATCTCGATCGGCGGCCAGTCCGACGAGGCGTTCGCCGTGGGCGGCGAGAAGGCGGACGTGTTCAGCTTCTGGGGCGAGCCCCTCGACGACCTCCGCGGCGAGATCGAGCGCGTCCACGCCATCGCGCGAGCCGCCGGGCGCACCACGCTGCCGCGGATCTGGGTGACGTTCCGTCCCATCGTGGCGGCCACCGACGCGCTGGCGTGGGAGAAGGCGCACGACTACGTGACGCGGATCGCCGCGACGTTCGAGCGCGGGGTCTTCGGCAAGCAGCTGCACCAGAAGGGCGACCCGCAGAACGTCGGCTCGCAGCGGGCGCTGACGTTCGCGAACGCCTCCGAGCTCTACGACCGGGCGCTGTGGACGAAGACGGCGGCCGCCACCAACGCCGCCGGCGCCTCGACCGCGCTGGTCGGCTCGCCGGAGACGGTCGCCGCGGCGATCCTCGACTACGTCGACCGCGGCGCGGACCTCGTCAGCATCCGCGGCTACGACACGCTCAACGACGCCGTCGACTACGGCAAGCACGTGATCCCCCTGGTGCGCCAGGAGCTCGCGCACCGCAAGGCCACCGGCCGCCGCGGCACCTTGCAGGCCGAGCACCTCGGCGGCTACACCGACGAGTACCGCCGGCTCGCGACGGCGGGTCGCGCGTGA
- a CDS encoding acyl-CoA/acyl-ACP dehydrogenase, whose amino-acid sequence MTTTTAPVRALPVPDLSPAALAAVTAEVATYAAEHDRSGAVPLPGLEVVHRAGLLTATVGTAHGGPGLGPRDAARILTAVGQGDASVALIVANTLNAHAAQSERPHWPAEAYDDLLCRSLAGPAPVNAIRAEPELGAPARGGLPATTARRTDDGWELSGHKAYATGGTALAYHVVWAVADEPDGDPERPRVGHVLVPADAPGITWIETWDHLGLRASNTHDVVYDRVRVPAASFVEIPRGADGVYRDPAAASGPGSLGHAALYVGVARAARAAFVDFARTRVPAALGRPIATTERIQAVAGEVDVLVVQAETLLHGALLRLEAGDTTIVPELSGIKVAIARSVVAAVQTAVAALGNPALSRHGSLERHLRDVLCVRVHPPQEDSALLAAGRRVLGV is encoded by the coding sequence GTGACCACGACGACGGCGCCCGTCCGCGCCCTGCCCGTCCCGGACCTCTCCCCCGCGGCCCTCGCGGCGGTGACGGCCGAGGTCGCGACGTACGCCGCGGAGCACGACCGCAGCGGCGCCGTGCCGCTCCCCGGGCTCGAGGTCGTGCACCGCGCCGGGCTGCTGACGGCCACCGTCGGCACCGCCCACGGCGGACCCGGCCTCGGGCCGCGTGACGCCGCGCGGATCCTCACGGCCGTCGGGCAGGGCGACGCCTCGGTGGCGCTCATCGTCGCCAACACCCTCAACGCGCACGCCGCCCAGTCGGAGCGCCCGCACTGGCCCGCGGAGGCGTACGACGACCTGCTGTGCCGCTCGCTCGCGGGGCCGGCCCCGGTCAACGCGATCCGGGCCGAGCCGGAGCTCGGTGCCCCCGCGCGCGGCGGGCTGCCGGCGACGACGGCGCGACGTACCGACGACGGGTGGGAGCTGTCGGGCCACAAGGCCTACGCGACCGGTGGGACGGCCCTGGCCTACCACGTCGTGTGGGCAGTGGCCGACGAGCCGGACGGGGACCCGGAGCGGCCCCGCGTGGGGCACGTGCTGGTGCCGGCGGACGCCCCGGGCATCACGTGGATCGAGACGTGGGACCACCTCGGCCTGCGGGCGTCGAACACGCACGACGTCGTCTACGACCGGGTCCGCGTGCCGGCCGCGTCGTTCGTCGAGATCCCGCGCGGCGCCGACGGGGTCTACCGCGATCCGGCCGCCGCGTCGGGTCCGGGCAGCCTGGGTCACGCGGCGCTCTACGTGGGGGTGGCGCGTGCCGCCCGGGCGGCGTTCGTGGACTTCGCCCGCACTCGCGTGCCGGCGGCCCTCGGTCGACCCATCGCGACGACCGAGCGGATCCAGGCGGTCGCCGGGGAGGTCGACGTGCTCGTCGTGCAGGCGGAGACGCTGCTGCACGGCGCGCTGCTCCGGCTCGAGGCCGGCGACACGACGATCGTGCCCGAGCTCTCGGGCATCAAGGTCGCGATCGCACGGTCCGTGGTGGCGGCGGTGCAGACGGCCGTCGCGGCCCTCGGCAACCCGGCGTTGTCGCGGCACGGCTCGCTCGAGCGGCACCTGCGCGACGTGCTCTGCGTGCGCGTCCACCCGCCCCAGGAGGACAGCGCCCTCCTCGCCGCCGGCCGCCGGGTGCTGGGGGTCTGA
- a CDS encoding molybdopterin-dependent oxidoreductase yields the protein MDTGRTVETSAHWGTYLVDVAEDGTSVTARPHADDPDAAPAIGNAAGAHRHPSRVARPSVRQGWLEDGPGADDRRGDPDEPYVEVDWDTALDLLAAEYRRVRSAHGDAAVFGGSYGWGSAGRLHHAQSQLHRFLNRTGGYTRSVGDYSRGASLVLLPHLVGADGTLALRRRPVSWQHVADHTDLVVTFGGLRRSNTWVVPGGHARHRGSDLARTAAATTRFVALSAQRDDAWDELGAEWVGVMPGTDVTVALALLHVLVTEGLADEEFLATHCVGADEVVAYVRGESDGVPKTPEWAEAISRAPAGALRDLARRMAAGRTLVNVVYAVQRGEAGEQAVWAALTLAAFLGQVGLPGGGFAHGFGSMGDYGVGLDDGRLPVLDQGRNPVPDLIPCARIVDLLTSPGGALPFDGGVLRLPDVRLVHWAGGNPFHHHQDLRRLRAAFRGVDTLVVDETHWTATARHADVVLPVAGTLERDDIAAGAGDTRLRVSRAATAPYGDAREELWILGRLAERLGADHDEGLDARGWLERIYEEWRAAPGAPPAPEFARFWADGGLDLPVTPYPPEDAAFAAFRADPAGAPLGTPSGRIELVSATIGGFGLPDVDRHARWRPPTAWWGAPDAATYPLHLLCNQPTHRLHSQHDMGAASASTKVAGREPVRLHPADAAARGIAAGDVVRVRSAQGSLLAGAVLSDALMRGVAQMHTGAWFDPSAPEVADCVHGNVNVLTRDVPTSTLTQATSGAHVLVEVERYDGPVPPVRAFEPPLLVGR from the coding sequence GTGGACACCGGACGCACCGTCGAGACCAGCGCACACTGGGGCACCTACCTCGTGGACGTCGCCGAGGACGGCACGTCGGTGACGGCGCGGCCGCACGCGGACGACCCCGACGCCGCCCCCGCGATCGGCAACGCCGCGGGCGCGCACCGGCACCCCAGCCGGGTCGCGCGGCCGAGCGTGCGGCAGGGGTGGCTCGAGGACGGGCCCGGCGCCGACGACCGGCGCGGTGACCCGGACGAGCCCTACGTCGAGGTCGACTGGGACACGGCGCTCGACCTGCTGGCCGCCGAGTACCGCCGGGTCCGCTCGGCCCACGGCGATGCCGCGGTCTTCGGCGGGTCCTACGGCTGGGGCAGCGCCGGCCGGCTCCACCACGCCCAGAGCCAGCTCCACCGCTTCCTCAACCGCACGGGCGGCTACACCCGGTCGGTCGGTGACTACAGCCGCGGCGCCAGCCTCGTGCTGCTGCCGCACCTCGTGGGCGCGGACGGGACGCTGGCGCTGCGGCGCCGCCCGGTCTCCTGGCAGCACGTCGCCGACCACACGGACCTCGTCGTCACCTTCGGCGGGCTGCGCCGGTCCAACACCTGGGTCGTGCCCGGCGGCCACGCCCGGCACCGCGGGTCCGACCTGGCGCGGACGGCCGCCGCGACCACGCGGTTCGTCGCCCTCTCGGCCCAGCGCGACGACGCCTGGGACGAGCTCGGCGCGGAGTGGGTCGGCGTCATGCCCGGCACCGACGTCACCGTGGCGCTGGCGCTGCTCCACGTGCTCGTGACGGAGGGTCTTGCCGACGAGGAGTTCCTCGCCACGCACTGCGTCGGTGCCGACGAGGTCGTGGCGTACGTGCGGGGCGAGAGCGACGGCGTACCGAAGACGCCCGAGTGGGCGGAGGCGATCTCGCGGGCGCCCGCCGGTGCGCTCCGGGACCTGGCCCGTCGCATGGCGGCCGGCCGCACGCTCGTCAACGTGGTCTACGCGGTGCAGCGCGGCGAGGCCGGGGAGCAGGCGGTCTGGGCCGCGCTCACCCTTGCCGCGTTCCTCGGCCAGGTGGGGCTGCCCGGCGGGGGCTTCGCGCACGGGTTCGGCTCGATGGGGGACTACGGCGTCGGCCTCGACGACGGACGGCTGCCCGTGCTGGACCAGGGCCGCAACCCCGTCCCCGACCTCATCCCGTGCGCGCGGATCGTCGACCTGCTGACCTCGCCGGGCGGCGCGCTGCCGTTCGACGGGGGCGTGCTCCGCCTGCCCGACGTGCGGCTCGTGCACTGGGCGGGCGGCAACCCGTTCCACCACCACCAGGACCTGCGCCGGCTGCGAGCCGCGTTCCGGGGCGTCGACACGCTCGTCGTCGACGAGACCCACTGGACCGCGACGGCCCGGCACGCCGACGTCGTGCTGCCCGTCGCCGGCACGCTCGAGCGGGACGACATCGCCGCCGGCGCCGGCGACACGCGGCTGCGGGTCTCGCGGGCGGCGACCGCGCCGTACGGCGACGCGCGGGAGGAGCTCTGGATCCTCGGCCGGCTGGCGGAGCGCCTCGGCGCGGACCACGACGAGGGGCTCGACGCCCGCGGCTGGTTGGAGCGCATCTACGAGGAGTGGCGGGCGGCGCCCGGCGCGCCGCCGGCGCCGGAGTTCGCGCGGTTCTGGGCGGACGGCGGCCTCGACCTGCCGGTCACGCCCTACCCGCCGGAGGACGCGGCGTTCGCGGCGTTCCGGGCCGACCCGGCGGGGGCGCCCCTGGGCACCCCCAGCGGACGGATCGAGCTGGTCTCGGCGACCATCGGCGGCTTCGGGCTCCCCGACGTGGACCGGCACGCGCGGTGGCGACCGCCGACCGCGTGGTGGGGCGCGCCCGACGCCGCGACGTACCCCCTGCACCTGCTGTGCAACCAGCCCACCCACCGCCTGCACAGCCAGCACGACATGGGCGCGGCGAGCGCGTCGACGAAGGTCGCCGGACGGGAGCCGGTGCGGCTGCACCCGGCCGACGCGGCGGCCCGGGGGATCGCGGCGGGCGACGTCGTGCGGGTGCGGAGCGCGCAGGGGTCGCTGCTGGCGGGCGCGGTGCTCAGCGACGCGCTGATGCGCGGGGTCGCGCAGATGCACACGGGCGCGTGGTTCGACCCGAGCGCCCCGGAGGTCGCCGACTGCGTCCACGGCAACGTCAACGTGCTGACCCGCGACGTGCCGACCTCGACGCTGACGCAGGCGACGAGCGGGGCGCACGTGCTGGTGGAGGTGGAGCGGTACGACGGCCCCGTGCCCCCCGTCCGTGCCTTCGAGCCGCCGCTGTTGGTGGGGCGCTGA
- a CDS encoding ABC transporter substrate-binding protein — MTIPRSPRRPRAGRAATATAGLLATLMVAAGCTAGGAQSQAGGEPQEGGDLVFLIDSLGPTWIPNNSSISSFQGHIWGHLADKLVYVDENGTVSPWVAESWDQNEDATQFTLKLKDGVTFSDGSPVDAAAVVANLDIWARGDVERGINPIGLFPKTYVGAEALDDLTVQVDFDAPTLGFIPTLGYHGSILISPETLAAPAEEQADLANDIGSGPFVVESWTEGDEVVLKKREDYDWAPEALDHDGPAYLDTLTYKVVAEPSVRTAAVQSGQAQVAYNPSPQELEFYGEQGFTVAAPRYLGFVNGYAINTQVAPFDDVRVRQALQVGIDRDEILSTVYTDDWLPAESFIQSNVPGATDHSDALVHDADAAAALLDEAGWVEGSDGVRTKDGQRLSFTLHPNPYLATSQAVDELVAQQLAELGFDVDIQAYDVITFGERVSFANPSIPTYEVTRSFIDAGTVAGVLTDADNGENWFNLGQSDPTLTDLAQGVATATTTEERDPVLDELQGYVLDQAYFVPLTQIAQRLYLQSPDVQGVTYNGVAYANYYTAWLAE, encoded by the coding sequence ATGACCATCCCCCGCTCGCCCCGTCGGCCCCGCGCCGGTCGGGCCGCCACCGCCACCGCCGGACTCCTCGCCACCCTCATGGTGGCCGCCGGCTGCACGGCCGGTGGCGCGCAGAGCCAGGCGGGCGGCGAGCCGCAGGAGGGGGGCGACCTGGTCTTCCTCATCGACTCGCTCGGCCCGACGTGGATCCCCAACAACTCGTCCATCTCCAGCTTCCAGGGCCACATCTGGGGCCACCTCGCGGACAAGCTCGTGTACGTCGACGAGAACGGCACCGTCAGCCCCTGGGTCGCCGAGAGCTGGGACCAGAACGAGGACGCCACGCAGTTCACCCTGAAGCTCAAGGACGGCGTGACCTTCTCGGACGGCAGCCCCGTCGACGCGGCGGCGGTCGTCGCGAACCTCGATATCTGGGCCCGGGGGGACGTGGAGCGCGGCATCAACCCGATCGGTCTCTTCCCGAAGACCTACGTCGGCGCCGAGGCCCTCGACGACCTGACGGTCCAGGTGGACTTCGACGCGCCCACGCTGGGCTTCATCCCCACGCTGGGCTACCACGGCTCGATCCTCATCTCCCCCGAGACGCTGGCGGCCCCGGCCGAGGAGCAGGCCGACCTCGCGAACGACATCGGCAGCGGCCCGTTCGTCGTGGAGTCCTGGACGGAGGGCGACGAGGTCGTCCTCAAGAAGCGCGAGGACTACGACTGGGCGCCGGAGGCGCTGGACCACGACGGTCCGGCCTACCTCGACACCCTCACCTACAAGGTCGTCGCCGAGCCCTCGGTGCGCACGGCGGCCGTGCAGTCCGGCCAGGCACAGGTCGCCTACAACCCCTCGCCGCAGGAGCTGGAGTTCTACGGCGAGCAGGGCTTCACCGTCGCCGCCCCGCGCTACCTGGGCTTCGTCAACGGCTACGCGATCAACACCCAGGTGGCCCCGTTCGACGACGTACGCGTGCGCCAGGCGCTGCAGGTCGGCATCGACCGCGACGAGATCCTGTCCACGGTCTACACCGACGACTGGCTGCCGGCCGAGTCCTTCATCCAATCCAACGTGCCCGGCGCGACCGACCACAGCGACGCGCTCGTGCACGACGCCGACGCGGCCGCCGCGCTGCTGGACGAGGCCGGCTGGGTCGAGGGCTCCGACGGCGTGCGCACGAAGGACGGCCAGCGGCTCTCCTTCACGCTCCACCCCAACCCCTACCTGGCCACCTCCCAGGCCGTCGACGAGCTCGTCGCCCAGCAGCTCGCCGAGCTCGGCTTCGACGTCGACATCCAGGCGTACGACGTCATCACCTTCGGCGAGCGGGTCTCCTTCGCGAACCCGAGCATCCCGACCTACGAGGTCACCCGCAGCTTCATCGACGCGGGCACCGTGGCCGGCGTGCTCACCGACGCGGACAACGGCGAGAACTGGTTCAACCTCGGGCAGAGCGACCCCACCCTGACCGACCTGGCCCAGGGTGTCGCGACCGCGACGACGACCGAGGAGCGCGACCCGGTGCTCGACGAGCTGCAGGGCTACGTGCTCGACCAGGCCTACTTCGTGCCGCTGACGCAGATCGCGCAGCGTCTCTACCTGCAGTCGCCCGACGTGCAGGGCGTCACCTACAACGGCGTCGCCTACGCGAACTACTACACCGCCTGGCTGGCGGAGTGA
- a CDS encoding ABC transporter permease: MTSTTNRSAARRAYGRYAARRLAQAVAVVLLAYVFTFLVISVLPGDPVSNVLRDPQNNFSEQEIARIVAYYGLDQPIWVQLFEALSRFVVGDLGVSLRSNLPVSGLLADVLPSTLRLAGAALVVALLLAFAIAFGVRNLPAPLARPLRAFPSLFLSVPNFLIGLLLIQWFSFQLGLFLVIDAESPWATFFAAVALGIPVSAQIAEVLIANLDHEARQEYAAVARSRGLGRARLFTAHLLKPSSLPVVTVVALTVGELLGGSLITETIFGRNGVGNLVQRSVATQDLPVLQAVVALAAVVFVVVNLVADLVYPLLDPRVRLDASPAPTKEVSA; the protein is encoded by the coding sequence ATGACCTCCACCACGAACCGGTCCGCAGCCCGCAGGGCCTACGGACGCTACGCCGCACGGCGCCTCGCGCAGGCCGTCGCCGTCGTCCTCCTGGCCTACGTCTTCACGTTCCTCGTGATCAGCGTGCTGCCGGGCGACCCCGTCAGCAACGTCCTGCGCGACCCGCAGAACAACTTCTCCGAGCAGGAGATCGCGCGGATCGTCGCCTACTACGGCCTCGACCAGCCGATCTGGGTGCAGCTGTTCGAGGCGCTGTCCCGGTTCGTGGTGGGGGACCTCGGGGTCTCCCTCCGCTCCAACCTCCCCGTCTCCGGGCTGCTCGCCGACGTGCTGCCCTCGACCCTGCGCCTCGCCGGCGCCGCCCTGGTGGTCGCGCTCCTGCTCGCCTTCGCGATCGCCTTCGGGGTGCGCAACCTGCCGGCCCCGCTGGCCCGTCCGCTGCGCGCCTTCCCCTCGCTCTTCCTCTCGGTCCCGAACTTCCTCATCGGGCTCCTGCTCATCCAGTGGTTCTCGTTCCAGCTCGGCCTGTTCCTGGTGATCGACGCCGAGAGCCCGTGGGCCACGTTCTTCGCGGCCGTCGCGCTCGGCATCCCGGTCTCGGCGCAGATCGCCGAGGTGCTCATCGCCAACCTCGACCACGAGGCACGCCAGGAGTACGCCGCGGTGGCGCGCTCCCGCGGCCTCGGCCGGGCCCGGCTGTTCACGGCCCACCTGCTGAAGCCGTCCTCGCTGCCGGTGGTGACGGTCGTGGCCCTCACGGTGGGCGAGCTCCTCGGCGGCTCGCTCATCACCGAGACGATCTTCGGGCGCAACGGCGTCGGCAACCTCGTGCAGCGCTCGGTCGCCACGCAGGACCTGCCGGTGCTGCAGGCGGTCGTCGCCCTCGCCGCCGTCGTGTTCGTCGTCGTGAACCTCGTGGCCGACCTGGTCTACCCCCTGCTGGACCCGCGCGTGCGGCTCGACGCCTCCCCCGCGCCCACGAAGGAGGTCTCCGCATGA
- a CDS encoding ABC transporter permease: protein MTLTSISTGGEAAPPPAPAAEAGGGPQRRGTRLGPSRARGVLARLRPSVVLSFAVVAVVLAWSVAPTLFTSYDPAVGVTADFFQPPSAAHWFGTDHLGRDVYARVVHGTASSVTSALVAVAIGLLVGGFVGLLAGFLGGLVDVVLARFVDVLLAIPSFLLAVVVVSALGFETINAAIATGVSAVAVFARVMRAEVLRTRSSVFVEAASVLGANRWQVLTRHVLPNASRSVLQLAVLQFGLSILVIAGLAFLGYGDPPPASDWGLLISVGKDYPLAPWLVYAPAIVTVATVLSVNRISRWLRTTD, encoded by the coding sequence ATGACCCTCACCTCGATCTCCACGGGCGGGGAGGCCGCACCGCCGCCCGCGCCCGCCGCCGAGGCCGGCGGTGGACCGCAGCGGCGCGGCACCCGGCTCGGGCCGTCCCGGGCCCGCGGGGTCCTCGCCCGGCTGCGACCGAGCGTGGTGCTCTCCTTCGCGGTGGTCGCCGTCGTGCTCGCCTGGTCGGTCGCGCCGACCCTCTTCACGTCCTACGACCCGGCCGTCGGGGTCACGGCCGACTTCTTCCAGCCGCCGAGCGCGGCGCACTGGTTCGGCACCGACCACCTCGGGCGGGACGTCTACGCCCGGGTCGTGCACGGCACGGCCTCGTCCGTGACGAGCGCACTGGTGGCCGTCGCGATCGGCCTGCTCGTCGGTGGCTTCGTCGGCCTCCTCGCAGGCTTCCTCGGCGGGCTCGTCGACGTGGTGCTCGCCCGCTTCGTCGACGTGCTGCTCGCGATCCCGAGCTTCCTGCTCGCGGTCGTCGTGGTCAGCGCCCTCGGCTTCGAGACGATCAACGCCGCCATCGCCACGGGCGTCTCGGCGGTGGCGGTCTTCGCCCGGGTGATGCGCGCGGAGGTGCTGCGCACGCGCAGCTCCGTCTTCGTGGAGGCGGCCTCCGTGCTCGGCGCGAACCGGTGGCAGGTGCTCACCCGCCACGTCCTGCCCAACGCGTCCCGCTCGGTGCTGCAGCTCGCGGTGCTCCAGTTCGGCCTGTCGATCCTCGTCATCGCCGGCCTGGCGTTCCTGGGCTACGGCGACCCCCCGCCCGCCTCCGACTGGGGCCTGCTGATCTCGGTCGGCAAGGACTACCCGCTCGCCCCCTGGCTCGTCTACGCCCCGGCGATCGTCACCGTCGCCACCGTCCTCTCCGTGAACAGGATCAGCCGATGGCTCCGCACGACCGACTGA
- a CDS encoding ABC transporter ATP-binding protein — protein sequence MAPHDRLTTLLDEPATATPPDVPPVLAVEGLTISYGGTQVVHGVDLAIGRGQSLALIGESGSGKSTIARALLRLLPEGGRARGRAVFEGVDVLALPERRFRPLRGRSIGFVPQDPGASLNPVRTIGAQGLEAAALLDLDSRAERREAVLETLAQVGLDDPRRVAASYPHELSGGMLQRVLIGLAVLPRPALLVADEPTSALDVTIQKRILDLLSDLQADLGNSLLLITHDLAIAAERADALVVLKDGTVHESGATTEVFAAPSSAYARRLHADVPSLNPDRYADLRAVGERRRRDADATPARIEVAGLTKTFGRGDDALVAVDDVSFSVPAGTTHALVGESGSGKTTTIRLLVGLETPDRGSVEVAGAPVHQHSRAELREARRHLQLVYQNPFTSLDPLWKVERLVREPLDRYGVGTRAERRDRVREAVASVGLSDELLTRRPAALSGGQRQRVAIARALVLHPDVLVLDEPTSALDVSVQADIVQLLLRLQAERGLTYLFVSHDLALVRQLAHTVSVMRHGKVVESGPVAEVFAAPEHDYTRTLLASVPRGAER from the coding sequence ATGGCTCCGCACGACCGACTGACGACCCTGCTCGACGAGCCCGCCACGGCGACGCCCCCGGACGTCCCCCCGGTGCTCGCCGTGGAGGGGCTGACGATCTCGTACGGCGGCACGCAGGTCGTGCACGGCGTCGACCTGGCGATCGGCCGCGGGCAGAGCCTCGCGCTCATCGGCGAGTCAGGCTCCGGCAAGTCGACCATCGCCCGGGCCCTGCTGCGCCTGCTGCCCGAGGGCGGGCGGGCCCGCGGACGCGCCGTCTTCGAGGGCGTCGACGTGCTCGCGCTCCCGGAGCGTCGCTTCCGGCCGCTACGCGGACGCTCGATCGGCTTCGTGCCCCAGGACCCCGGCGCCTCCCTCAACCCGGTGCGCACCATCGGCGCGCAGGGGCTCGAGGCCGCCGCGCTGCTCGACCTCGACTCGAGGGCGGAGCGCCGCGAGGCCGTGCTCGAGACCCTCGCCCAGGTCGGTCTCGACGACCCGCGGCGGGTGGCCGCGTCGTACCCGCACGAGCTGTCCGGCGGCATGCTGCAGCGGGTGCTGATCGGGCTCGCCGTGCTCCCCCGCCCGGCGCTGCTCGTCGCCGACGAGCCGACCTCGGCGCTGGACGTGACGATCCAGAAGCGCATCCTCGACCTGCTCTCCGACCTGCAGGCCGACCTCGGCAACAGCCTCCTGCTCATCACCCACGACCTCGCGATCGCGGCCGAGCGGGCCGACGCCCTCGTCGTGCTCAAGGACGGCACGGTGCACGAGTCCGGGGCCACCACCGAGGTCTTCGCGGCACCCTCCTCGGCGTACGCGCGGCGGCTGCACGCGGACGTCCCGTCGCTGAACCCCGATCGGTACGCCGACCTCCGCGCCGTCGGCGAGCGCCGCCGTCGCGACGCGGACGCGACCCCTGCCCGGATCGAGGTCGCGGGCCTGACGAAGACCTTCGGCCGCGGGGACGACGCGCTGGTCGCCGTGGACGACGTGTCGTTCTCGGTGCCGGCCGGCACGACGCACGCGCTCGTGGGCGAGTCGGGATCGGGCAAGACCACGACGATCCGGCTGCTGGTCGGGCTCGAGACCCCCGACCGCGGCTCCGTGGAGGTCGCGGGCGCGCCCGTGCACCAGCACAGCCGCGCGGAGCTGCGCGAGGCACGGCGCCACCTGCAGCTCGTCTACCAGAACCCGTTCACCTCGCTCGACCCGCTGTGGAAGGTGGAGCGGCTCGTGCGCGAGCCCCTCGACCGGTACGGCGTCGGCACCCGCGCCGAGCGGAGGGACCGGGTGCGCGAGGCCGTCGCGTCCGTGGGCCTGTCCGACGAGCTGCTGACCCGGCGCCCCGCGGCGCTCTCGGGCGGGCAGCGGCAGCGCGTGGCCATCGCCCGCGCGCTCGTGCTGCACCCCGACGTGCTGGTGCTCGACGAGCCGACGTCGGCGCTCGACGTGAGCGTGCAAGCCGACATCGTGCAGCTGCTGCTCCGGCTGCAGGCGGAACGGGGACTGACCTACCTGTTCGTCTCCCACGACCTCGCGCTGGTGCGGCAGCTCGCCCACACCGTGTCCGTCATGCGGCACGGGAAGGTGGTCGAGTCCGGGCCGGTCGCCGAGGTCTTCGCGGCACCGGAGCACGACTACACCCGCACCCTGCTCGCCTCCGTGCCCCGGGGAGCGGAGCGGTGA